In Bdellovibrio bacteriovorus, the following are encoded in one genomic region:
- a CDS encoding DUF3011 domain-containing protein — MKSLILMAATMMLSLGAFAQDWRPGPGRPGGPGPGRPWPGDREETRVIRCESNDRRPASCGVGGYILNARVSRQLSSAACNPGNTWGYDRDYIWVQSGCRAEFVVTIRSEGRPGPGPGYPPGPGPGPRPPYADLIRCGSQNYGFNRCGVRAGFIGSVEVERQHSRAACVRGQTYGFDRQSVWVDRGCEATFRVYYR, encoded by the coding sequence ATGAAATCATTAATTTTAATGGCCGCTACAATGATGTTGTCACTCGGAGCTTTCGCTCAAGATTGGCGACCCGGCCCTGGTCGACCAGGTGGTCCCGGTCCCGGCAGACCCTGGCCCGGAGATCGCGAAGAAACTCGCGTGATTCGTTGTGAAAGCAATGATCGTCGCCCCGCATCTTGTGGCGTGGGTGGGTATATTTTAAATGCACGCGTTTCTCGCCAACTTTCAAGTGCGGCTTGCAACCCCGGAAATACTTGGGGATATGATCGTGATTATATTTGGGTTCAAAGTGGCTGTCGTGCCGAGTTCGTCGTTACGATTCGCAGCGAAGGTCGTCCTGGGCCCGGCCCCGGTTATCCCCCAGGACCTGGCCCCGGTCCTCGTCCGCCTTATGCTGACTTAATTCGTTGTGGCAGCCAAAACTATGGCTTTAACCGCTGTGGAGTTCGTGCGGGCTTCATCGGGTCTGTCGAGGTAGAGCGCCAGCATTCACGGGCCGCGTGTGTAAGAGGCCAGACCTATGGCTTTGATCGCCAAAGCGTGTGGGTGGATCGTGGTTGTGAAGCGACATTTCGCGTTTACTATCGTTAG
- a CDS encoding GNAT family N-acetyltransferase: MESARLRLRRFTAHDFENLRELESDAEVMKFTSLRVALSAEQTASRLQSLIEKETERAPLGVWALELKDDADFVGWFMLLKTKTETPELGFMIVRRHWGKGYTTEGSRLLVDYAFHALGFSKLTATTDPLNEASKKVLLKLGFSWMRQENGLDIFEITKL, encoded by the coding sequence ATGGAATCGGCTCGCCTGCGTTTACGCCGTTTTACGGCCCATGATTTTGAAAACTTACGCGAACTTGAATCAGACGCGGAAGTCATGAAGTTCACCTCCTTAAGGGTGGCTTTATCAGCAGAACAAACCGCCTCTCGCTTACAGTCTTTGATTGAAAAAGAAACGGAGCGGGCGCCGTTGGGTGTTTGGGCCTTAGAGCTTAAAGACGATGCTGACTTTGTTGGTTGGTTTATGTTGTTAAAAACAAAAACCGAAACTCCCGAGTTAGGATTTATGATTGTGCGTCGACATTGGGGCAAGGGTTACACCACCGAAGGAAGTCGCTTGCTAGTGGATTATGCTTTTCATGCTCTAGGATTTTCAAAACTCACCGCGACGACGGATCCGCTCAATGAGGCCTCCAAGAAAGTTCTTTTAAAGCTCGGGTTTTCATGGATGCGCCAAGAAAACGGCCTAGATATCTTTGAAATCACGAAGCTCTAA
- a CDS encoding PDZ domain-containing protein, translating into MTRRLLLLTAIMILSGCVTTTYRDGKAIETSKDSSSGRFNNAKMPTPPPAGLGTDVRVSLVPRKDNPQFYEYRVAEVYPKTIYSRAGIKSGDTLLSIDGRPIQTMEDAVNIPNRISALDFNKLLVRRNGKNIILQAKN; encoded by the coding sequence ATGACAAGACGTCTTTTGTTATTAACAGCAATAATGATTCTTTCAGGGTGTGTAACGACGACGTATCGTGATGGTAAGGCGATTGAAACTTCCAAAGACTCTTCATCGGGCCGATTTAATAACGCTAAGATGCCAACACCCCCGCCGGCGGGTCTCGGCACTGATGTGCGTGTTTCTCTAGTTCCGCGCAAGGACAATCCGCAATTTTATGAATACCGCGTGGCGGAAGTTTATCCAAAAACGATTTATTCCAGAGCGGGGATAAAGTCCGGCGATACTTTGTTAAGTATTGACGGTCGCCCGATTCAAACCATGGAAGACGCCGTTAATATCCCAAACCGTATCAGCGCATTAGATTTTAATAAGCTCTTGGTGCGCCGAAACGGAAAGAATATTATTTTACAGGCGAAAAATTAG
- a CDS encoding DEAD/DEAH box helicase has protein sequence MKFEKFHLSEDLLRNLEGLGFFRTTDIQYKAIPSILKGEDVLAIAQTGTGKTAAFAIPIVNNIHSNKASKRVLGIKCLVMVPTRELAQQIGDVFNSLAKHTKVKAFALFGGVEQDRQITKLQDGIDILITTPGRMFDLISQGFIHLRSVETLVLDEADHMLDLGFIEDIESIKRKLPHHHQTLFFSATINAEIKKLAYSQVRSNAIRIQISPEDPVSKNVSHFTMSMEMDDKRFFLVEYLKQNPEGKFIIFVRTRVRAERVAKVLERSEIASMTLHGEKDQTDRDEVMKAFRAGKCQILIATDVSARGIDVPNVTHVINYDLPEKPENYVHRIGRTGRGFNKGIAVSFCAPEEKELLKDIEELLGKKIEVLKVSTVDYKAITAEPPKEMSFAEMIEFEENLIAQAKRKKKKK, from the coding sequence ATGAAATTTGAAAAATTCCACCTTTCTGAAGACCTTTTACGCAACCTTGAAGGCCTTGGCTTCTTCCGTACCACCGACATCCAATACAAAGCCATCCCCTCGATCTTAAAAGGCGAAGACGTTTTAGCCATCGCCCAAACGGGCACGGGAAAAACCGCGGCCTTCGCGATTCCGATTGTGAATAACATCCACAGCAATAAAGCGAGCAAAAGAGTTTTAGGCATCAAGTGCTTAGTCATGGTCCCCACGCGTGAGCTGGCCCAACAAATCGGCGACGTTTTTAATTCTTTAGCCAAACACACCAAGGTGAAAGCCTTTGCTCTTTTTGGGGGCGTGGAACAAGATCGCCAAATCACCAAACTTCAAGATGGCATCGATATTTTAATCACCACCCCAGGGCGGATGTTTGATTTGATCAGCCAAGGGTTCATTCACCTAAGATCCGTAGAGACCTTGGTTTTAGATGAAGCCGATCATATGTTGGATCTTGGTTTTATCGAAGATATTGAGTCCATCAAAAGAAAACTGCCCCATCACCATCAAACTTTGTTTTTTTCGGCCACGATCAATGCAGAAATCAAGAAGCTTGCCTATTCGCAAGTTCGCAGCAATGCCATTCGCATCCAGATTTCCCCCGAAGATCCGGTTTCAAAAAACGTATCGCACTTTACCATGTCGATGGAAATGGATGACAAACGTTTCTTCTTAGTCGAATACCTAAAACAAAATCCCGAGGGAAAGTTTATCATCTTTGTGCGCACCCGTGTTCGCGCCGAACGCGTGGCTAAAGTATTAGAGCGTTCTGAAATCGCCAGCATGACTTTGCACGGAGAAAAAGATCAAACAGATCGTGATGAGGTCATGAAGGCCTTCCGTGCCGGAAAATGCCAGATCCTCATCGCAACGGACGTGAGCGCTCGTGGTATTGACGTGCCCAATGTGACCCACGTGATTAATTACGATCTTCCAGAAAAACCAGAAAACTATGTTCACCGCATCGGTCGTACCGGTCGTGGTTTTAACAAAGGTATCGCGGTTTCTTTCTGCGCACCTGAAGAAAAAGAATTACTTAAAGACATCGAAGAACTTTTAGGTAAAAAAATCGAAGTGCTTAAAGTCAGCACTGTTGATTACAAAGCCATCACGGCAGAGCCTCCTAAAGAGATGAGCTTTGCCGAAATGATCGAGTTTGAAGAAAACTTGATTGCTCAAGCTAAACGCAAAAAGAAGAAAAAATAG
- a CDS encoding GNAT family N-acetyltransferase yields MSMTLYYHYKNKPYKFLGIAKHSETLEDLVVYETRYPNELATLWVRPREIFESEIEFEGKMTPRFRKARIQITPTSFIDTQAKETIAKLCRKIFGDFDPVRFDEKMKSAKAELLVATVDGKLAGFKLGYELSGEIFYSWLGGVLPEYRGVGIASELIKTQHQWCLKQGYQILQTKTQNHFREMFILNLKHGFEVIGTENSSTKGLKIILQKRLS; encoded by the coding sequence ATGAGCATGACACTTTATTATCACTATAAAAACAAACCCTACAAATTTCTCGGCATCGCCAAACACAGTGAGACGCTTGAAGATCTCGTGGTCTATGAAACGCGTTATCCAAACGAGCTGGCGACGCTGTGGGTTCGTCCTCGGGAAATCTTTGAAAGTGAGATTGAGTTTGAAGGCAAAATGACGCCTCGATTTAGAAAAGCGCGGATCCAGATCACTCCGACTTCCTTTATCGACACCCAAGCAAAAGAAACCATCGCAAAACTTTGCCGCAAAATTTTCGGTGATTTCGATCCTGTCCGATTTGACGAAAAAATGAAAAGCGCCAAAGCCGAACTCTTGGTCGCTACAGTCGACGGAAAGCTTGCTGGCTTTAAGCTGGGATATGAACTCAGTGGGGAGATCTTTTATAGCTGGCTTGGTGGCGTTTTGCCCGAATATCGCGGGGTCGGAATTGCCAGTGAGCTGATCAAAACTCAACACCAATGGTGCCTTAAGCAAGGATATCAAATCCTGCAGACCAAGACCCAAAATCACTTCCGGGAGATGTTCATTTTGAACTTAAAACATGGTTTTGAGGTGATAGGGACGGAAAACTCCTCGACTAAAGGCCTTAAAATCATTCTGCAGAAGAGACTTTCGTAA
- a CDS encoding helix-turn-helix domain-containing protein: MQLVQFIKECRQAKAWRQSEMADQMGISTQAISNIERGVMKPPIHFLIKFCKVFDVPEDKVQELFVAYQMDVAEKESAEKWKKAVVTKSIKELQKSPIIWN; the protein is encoded by the coding sequence ATGCAACTAGTGCAATTCATCAAAGAGTGTCGACAGGCTAAAGCTTGGAGACAGAGTGAAATGGCCGATCAAATGGGAATTTCAACCCAAGCGATTTCAAATATAGAGCGCGGAGTGATGAAACCACCTATTCATTTTTTGATTAAGTTCTGTAAGGTTTTTGATGTACCCGAGGATAAGGTTCAAGAACTGTTTGTTGCTTACCAGATGGATGTGGCTGAAAAAGAGTCCGCTGAAAAATGGAAAAAGGCGGTCGTCACCAAATCAATTAAGGAACTTCAAAAAAGTCCTATCATCTGGAACTAA